Proteins found in one Labrus bergylta chromosome 8, fLabBer1.1, whole genome shotgun sequence genomic segment:
- the zmp:0000000930 gene encoding uncharacterized protein zmp:0000000930 — MNCVSRGGCYLVNSYCDLQEDNQWKKESYEACWLSLVLETRPQYKLKLSESNSIHRESYKQQQVVHFMVQRSPSQTLRLGSDSGAVTKHQLPLFNTSRGSSTSGSSEQHAFILGKEDKQEEAATSPDPSKSRRVNFRASSLMSSPRETSERAQRRV; from the exons ATGAACTGTGTGAGCAGAGGAGGCTGCTACCTGGTCAACTCTTATTGTGATCTTCAAGAGGACAACCAGTGGAAGAAGGAGAGCTATGAAGCATGCTGGCTCAGCCTGGTCCTTGAAACAAGACCACAATACAA GCTGAAACTGTCAGAGAGCAACAGCATTCACAGAGAGAGCTACAAGCAGCAACAGGTGGTCCACTTCATGGTGCAGAGGAGTCCGAGCCAGACTCTGAGGCTGGGCAGCGACAGCGGAGCCGTGACAAAGCACCAGCTCCCCCTCTTCAACACCAGCAGAGGATCAAGCACCTCAGGCAGCTCAGAACAACATGCCTTCATACTGGGGAAGGAGGATAAACAGGAAGAGGCTGCCACAAGCCCAGATCCCAGCAAGTCACGGAGGGTGAACTTCAGAGCCTCGAGCCTGATGTCCTCACCGAGGGAAACTTCTGAGCGTGCACAGAGGAGGGTGTGA